The following proteins come from a genomic window of Microbacterium lemovicicum:
- a CDS encoding DUF1990 family protein has product MRRGTFRDETVDYAAVGGTQASDLMQYPPERSIPAEESWRIGSGQARFETAGEALLSWSAQRGGDLRLSDVRPAAGPMYSGVSFDEEGNAVSPSRLEADQRFDTDGTPYVGPGTTIRLHGRVDGMNADAELRVIFAIEEARRVGFALGTVGSSVVSGEESFLIEWYPNDEVWFTVRAFDAPVALAYRVFPALVRRRRKALFQRYLRAISPLYTS; this is encoded by the coding sequence ATGCGCCGTGGGACGTTCAGGGACGAGACCGTCGACTATGCCGCCGTCGGCGGCACGCAGGCCAGCGACCTCATGCAGTACCCGCCGGAGCGCAGCATCCCGGCCGAGGAGTCATGGCGGATCGGCAGCGGGCAGGCGCGCTTCGAGACCGCCGGGGAGGCCCTGCTGTCGTGGTCCGCGCAGCGCGGCGGCGACCTCCGGCTGAGCGACGTGCGCCCCGCGGCGGGCCCCATGTACTCCGGCGTCAGCTTCGACGAGGAGGGCAACGCCGTCTCGCCGAGCCGGCTGGAGGCCGACCAGCGCTTCGACACCGACGGCACGCCGTACGTCGGCCCCGGCACGACCATCCGCCTGCACGGACGCGTCGACGGCATGAACGCCGACGCGGAGCTGCGCGTGATCTTCGCCATCGAGGAGGCCCGGCGTGTGGGCTTCGCGCTCGGCACGGTCGGCAGCTCGGTCGTCAGCGGCGAGGAGTCCTTCCTCATCGAGTGGTACCCGAACGACGAGGTGTGGTTCACCGTCCGCGCGTTCGACGCGCCCGTCGCCCTCGCCTACCGGGTGTTCCCCGCCCTCGTGCGGCGCCGCCGCAAGGCCCTCTTCCAGCGGTACCTGCGGGCCATCTCGCCGCTGTACACGTCCTGA
- a CDS encoding 16S rRNA (uracil(1498)-N(3))-methyltransferase: MALHFLVDEAGEARPGDTVTLSGTEAHHAAVVRRVRVGEEVTLGDGRGAWLRGTCESVSPREVVVRVAERTDAAAPAPRIVLVQALAKGDRDELAVQAATELGVDAIVPWRAARSVSRWDAAKAEKGRTRWATIAREAAKQAHRAWLPEVEPVETTSGLTARAAASRMLVLEPTAELALTGVELDAADTLDVVLVVGPEGGIDPSELAALRAAGAQEVRLGDTVLRTSTAGPAAIAVVSAALGRW, from the coding sequence GTGGCGCTGCACTTCCTCGTCGACGAGGCGGGGGAGGCCCGGCCCGGTGACACGGTGACGCTCTCCGGCACCGAGGCCCACCACGCCGCCGTCGTCCGGCGCGTGCGCGTCGGCGAAGAGGTGACTCTCGGCGACGGCCGCGGCGCCTGGCTCCGAGGAACGTGCGAGAGCGTGTCGCCGCGCGAGGTCGTCGTGCGCGTCGCCGAGCGGACGGATGCCGCGGCCCCCGCGCCGCGCATCGTGCTCGTGCAGGCGCTAGCCAAGGGCGACCGCGACGAGCTCGCCGTCCAGGCCGCCACCGAGCTGGGCGTCGACGCGATCGTCCCCTGGCGGGCCGCCCGCAGCGTCTCCCGCTGGGACGCCGCCAAGGCGGAGAAGGGCCGCACGCGCTGGGCGACGATCGCCCGGGAGGCCGCCAAGCAGGCCCACCGCGCGTGGCTGCCCGAGGTCGAGCCGGTCGAGACGACGAGCGGCCTCACGGCACGGGCCGCAGCATCCCGGATGCTGGTGCTCGAGCCCACCGCGGAGCTCGCCCTCACCGGGGTGGAGCTCGATGCCGCCGACACCCTCGACGTCGTGCTCGTCGTCGGCCCCGAGGGCGGGATCGACCCGTCCGAGCTCGCCGCCCTGCGGGCGGCGGGTGCGCAGGAGGTGCGGCTCGGCGACACGGTGCTGCGCACGTCGACGGCGGGGCCGGCGGCGATCGCCGTCGTCAGCGCCGCCCTCGGTCGCTGGTAG
- the hemW gene encoding radical SAM family heme chaperone HemW, with amino-acid sequence MGAALPLGDPAPLDGRLPDDVRARPETDFSVYLHVPFCRVRCGYCDFNTYTSDELRGARQDQYADTLLDEVALARGILSQAGSLRPAATVFFGGGTPTLLPPGDLGRMLQGVRDAFGLAPGAEITVEANPDTVTDAAAAELAEAGVTRMSIGMQSAVPHVLAVLDRTHDPRNVDTAVAAARAAGLEVSLDLIYGAPGESLDDWRRSLETVLALEPDHVSAYALIIEEGTKLARRIRRGEVTAPDDDLQADMYELADARMDAAGFDWYEVSNWSRSPAHRSRHNLAYWRGSDWWGFGPGAHSHIDGLRFWNVKHPAAYAQRLHAGQSPAAGRERPDAEARRLEDVLLRSRIRDGLPVSELLGEGRHAIAALITDGLVDGPAAFQGRVVLTLRGRLLADAVVRALTP; translated from the coding sequence ATGGGCGCGGCCCTTCCGCTCGGCGATCCCGCACCCCTCGACGGCCGGCTGCCGGACGACGTCCGCGCCCGTCCCGAGACGGACTTCTCGGTCTACCTGCACGTGCCGTTCTGCCGCGTGCGCTGCGGCTACTGCGACTTCAACACCTACACGTCCGACGAACTGCGCGGCGCGCGCCAGGACCAGTACGCCGACACCCTGCTCGACGAGGTCGCCCTGGCCCGCGGCATCCTGTCCCAGGCCGGTTCCCTGCGACCGGCCGCGACGGTGTTCTTCGGCGGCGGCACGCCGACCCTCCTGCCGCCCGGCGACCTCGGCCGCATGCTGCAGGGGGTGCGCGACGCCTTCGGCCTCGCCCCCGGTGCGGAGATCACCGTCGAGGCGAACCCCGACACCGTGACGGATGCCGCGGCCGCCGAGCTGGCCGAGGCCGGGGTCACGCGGATGTCGATCGGCATGCAGTCCGCCGTGCCGCATGTGCTCGCCGTGCTGGACCGCACGCACGATCCCCGCAACGTCGACACGGCGGTCGCCGCCGCACGTGCGGCCGGCCTCGAGGTGAGCCTCGACCTCATCTACGGCGCGCCGGGGGAGTCGCTCGACGACTGGCGGCGCTCGCTCGAGACGGTGCTGGCCCTCGAGCCCGACCACGTCTCGGCCTACGCGCTCATCATCGAGGAGGGCACGAAGCTCGCCCGCCGCATCCGCCGCGGCGAGGTCACCGCTCCCGACGACGACCTGCAGGCCGACATGTACGAGCTCGCCGACGCACGGATGGATGCCGCCGGGTTCGACTGGTACGAGGTGTCGAACTGGTCGCGGAGTCCGGCCCACCGCTCCCGCCACAACCTCGCGTACTGGCGGGGCTCGGATTGGTGGGGCTTCGGCCCGGGGGCGCACAGCCACATCGACGGCCTCCGGTTCTGGAACGTCAAGCACCCGGCGGCGTACGCCCAGCGGCTGCACGCCGGGCAGTCGCCCGCGGCCGGACGCGAGCGTCCCGACGCCGAGGCCCGGCGCCTGGAGGACGTGCTGCTGCGCAGCCGCATCCGCGACGGCCTGCCCGTGTCGGAGCTCCTCGGCGAGGGCCGGCACGCGATCGCCGCCCTCATCACCGACGGTCTCGTCGACGGGCCGGCGGCCTTCCAGGGCCGGGTGGTGCTGACCCTTCGCGGACGGCTGCTGGCCGACGCCGTCGTGCGGGCGCTGACACCCTGA
- the hrcA gene encoding heat-inducible transcriptional repressor HrcA codes for MVTERGLQVLRAIVQDYVDTHEPVGSKTIVERHAFGVSAATIRNDMALLEDEELIAAPHTSSGRVPTDKGYRVFVDHLAELRPLTPAQRTAISAFLDGPADLDDVLARTVRALTQLTGQVAIVQYPSFARASVTHVELVSLGSGRMLVIVVTDTGRVSQRIAVVGREFDDEAVARIRTRLSALVVGLSVKTAVARVAEMIAGPPVDARPGESDAVRTIAAVISEELDEFRQDRMLLAGTANLARRESDFRGSIYPLLEAIEEQVTLLRLMSEMVADEHGLATSIGRENEPFGLSEASVLASDYDATRARARVGVLGPTRMDYPQNLAAVRAVARYLTRMLEDDDAAH; via the coding sequence ATGGTCACCGAGCGCGGACTGCAGGTGCTGCGAGCGATCGTGCAGGACTACGTCGACACCCACGAGCCCGTCGGCAGCAAGACCATCGTCGAGCGTCACGCCTTCGGGGTGTCGGCCGCGACGATCCGCAATGACATGGCCCTGCTCGAGGACGAGGAGCTCATCGCCGCTCCGCACACGTCGTCGGGTCGGGTGCCCACCGACAAGGGCTACCGCGTGTTCGTCGACCACCTCGCCGAGCTGCGGCCGCTGACCCCGGCGCAGCGCACCGCGATCTCGGCCTTCCTCGACGGACCGGCCGACCTCGACGACGTGCTGGCGCGCACCGTCCGCGCGCTCACCCAGCTGACCGGCCAGGTGGCGATCGTGCAGTACCCCTCCTTCGCGCGTGCCTCCGTGACGCACGTCGAGCTGGTGAGCCTCGGCTCGGGACGGATGCTGGTCATCGTCGTGACCGACACCGGCCGCGTGTCGCAGCGGATCGCCGTCGTCGGCCGCGAGTTCGACGACGAGGCCGTCGCCCGCATCCGCACGCGGCTGTCGGCGCTCGTCGTCGGCCTGTCCGTCAAGACCGCCGTCGCCCGTGTCGCGGAGATGATCGCCGGGCCACCGGTCGACGCCCGCCCCGGCGAGTCCGACGCCGTCCGCACCATCGCCGCCGTCATCTCGGAGGAGCTCGACGAGTTCCGTCAGGACCGGATGCTGCTCGCCGGCACCGCGAACCTCGCGCGGCGCGAGTCCGACTTCCGCGGCAGCATCTACCCGCTGCTGGAGGCCATCGAGGAGCAGGTGACGCTGCTGCGCCTCATGAGCGAGATGGTCGCCGACGAGCACGGTCTGGCGACGAGCATCGGCCGCGAGAACGAGCCGTTCGGCCTGTCCGAGGCGTCGGTGCTCGCGAGCGACTACGACGCCACCCGCGCCCGCGCGCGCGTCGGCGTCCTCGGCCCGACCCGCATGGACTACCCCCAGAACCTCGCGGCGGTGCGAGCCGTCGCGCGTTATCTCACCCGGATGCTCGAAGACGACGACGCCGCTCACTGA
- a CDS encoding PhoH family protein: protein MVQVLGPQDRLLRVVEKEHPGVDVHVRGNEITLTGEAAAVAAARSLVEELLAMTRAGQGLDPADVTSSNRILRRSADAGGGPRPSEVLGEAILQSRGKVIRPKTLGQKAYVDAIEESTIVFGIGPAGTGKTYLAMAKAVQALQRKDVSRIILTRPAVEAGERLGFLPGTLTDKIDPYLRPLYDALNEMMDPELVPKLMATGTIEVAPLAYMRGRTLNDSFVVLDEAQNTTPEQMKMFLTRLGFGTRMVVTGDITQIDLPQGASGLRLVTRVLDHIDDIHFSYLTSEDVVRHNLVGRIVDAYSEYDERRLVARRERDEAAEFANRTERRGGPPRSGGPRDHFPKQARS from the coding sequence ATGGTGCAGGTGCTGGGTCCGCAGGACCGCCTGCTGCGGGTCGTGGAGAAGGAGCACCCCGGCGTCGATGTGCATGTGCGCGGCAACGAGATCACCCTCACCGGCGAGGCCGCCGCGGTGGCCGCGGCCCGCTCGCTGGTGGAGGAGCTCCTCGCGATGACCCGTGCCGGCCAGGGGCTCGACCCCGCCGACGTCACGAGCTCGAACCGCATCCTGCGCCGCTCCGCGGACGCCGGCGGCGGTCCCCGTCCCTCCGAGGTGCTCGGCGAGGCCATCCTGCAGTCGCGCGGCAAGGTCATCCGCCCCAAGACGCTGGGACAGAAGGCCTACGTCGACGCGATCGAGGAGTCGACGATCGTCTTCGGCATCGGGCCGGCGGGAACGGGCAAGACCTACCTCGCCATGGCGAAGGCCGTGCAGGCGCTGCAGCGCAAAGACGTGAGTCGCATCATCCTGACGCGGCCCGCCGTCGAGGCGGGCGAGCGACTCGGCTTCCTGCCCGGCACGCTGACCGACAAGATCGACCCGTACCTCCGCCCGCTCTACGACGCGCTCAACGAGATGATGGACCCCGAGCTGGTGCCGAAGCTCATGGCGACGGGCACCATCGAGGTCGCGCCGCTCGCCTACATGCGCGGCCGCACCCTGAACGACTCGTTCGTCGTGCTCGACGAGGCCCAGAACACCACGCCCGAGCAGATGAAGATGTTCCTCACCCGTCTCGGCTTCGGCACGCGGATGGTCGTCACGGGCGACATCACGCAGATCGACCTGCCGCAGGGCGCGTCGGGCCTCCGCCTGGTCACACGGGTGCTCGACCACATCGACGACATCCACTTCTCGTACCTCACGAGCGAGGACGTCGTGCGGCACAACCTCGTGGGGCGCATCGTCGACGCCTACAGCGAGTATGACGAGCGCCGGCTCGTCGCCCGTCGCGAACGCGACGAGGCGGCCGAGTTCGCCAACCGCACCGAGCGCCGTGGCGGTCCGCCCCGCAGCGGCGGTCCGCGCGACCACTTCCCGAAGCAGGCACGTTCATGA
- the lepA gene encoding translation elongation factor 4: protein MSPRASTPLQPAATAPAQLRNFCIIAHIDHGKSTLADRMLQITGVVSDRDMRAQYLDRMDIERERGITIKSQAVRMPWAAGDQTFALNMIDTPGHVDFTYEVSRSLAACEGAILLVDAAQGIEAQTLANLYLALENDLHIIPVLNKIDLPAADPDKYAAELANLIGGDPADVLRVSGKTGMGVEELLDRIVRDIPAPTGDPDAPSRAMIFDSVYDAYRGVVTYVRMIDGKLEPRERIQMMSTKATHELLEIGVSNPEPTPTKGLGVGEVGYLITGVKDVRQSKVGDTVTNLRKPATEALPGYTDPKPMVFSGIYPIDGSDFSVLREALDKLKLSDAALQYEPETSVALGFGFRCGFLGLLHLEIITERLAREFDLDLITTAPSVIYEVTTDTGAHVTVTNPSEYPDGRVASVTEPMVKAAILLPKDYVGTVMELCQSRRGALLGMEYFSEERVELRYNMPLGEIVFDFFDQLKSKTQGYASLDYEPSGQQEADLVKVDILLQGDKVDAFSSIVHRDKAYAYGTMMTERLRKLIPRQQFEVPIQAAIGARIIARESIRAMRKDVLAKCYGGDITRKRKLLEKQKEGKKRMKMVGRVEVPQEAFIAALSGDVEGKEKK, encoded by the coding sequence GCTGCAGATCACCGGCGTCGTGTCCGACCGCGACATGCGCGCGCAATACCTCGACCGCATGGACATCGAGCGCGAACGCGGCATCACGATCAAGAGCCAGGCCGTGCGCATGCCGTGGGCGGCCGGCGACCAGACGTTCGCCCTCAACATGATCGACACCCCGGGTCACGTCGACTTCACCTACGAGGTGAGCCGGTCACTGGCCGCGTGCGAGGGGGCGATCCTCCTCGTCGACGCCGCTCAGGGCATCGAGGCGCAGACGCTGGCGAACCTCTACCTGGCGCTCGAGAACGACCTGCACATCATCCCGGTGCTCAACAAGATCGACCTGCCCGCCGCCGACCCCGACAAGTACGCGGCCGAGCTGGCGAACCTCATCGGCGGCGACCCCGCCGATGTGCTGCGGGTCTCGGGCAAGACCGGGATGGGCGTCGAGGAGCTGCTGGACCGGATCGTCCGCGACATCCCCGCCCCCACCGGCGATCCCGACGCACCCTCGCGCGCGATGATCTTCGACTCGGTGTACGACGCGTACCGCGGCGTCGTCACCTACGTCCGCATGATCGACGGGAAGCTGGAGCCGCGCGAGCGCATCCAGATGATGTCGACCAAGGCGACGCACGAACTCCTCGAGATCGGCGTCTCCAACCCCGAGCCCACGCCCACCAAGGGCCTCGGCGTCGGCGAGGTCGGCTACCTGATCACGGGTGTGAAGGACGTGCGCCAGTCGAAGGTCGGCGACACCGTCACGAACCTGCGGAAGCCGGCGACCGAGGCACTCCCGGGCTACACCGACCCGAAGCCGATGGTGTTCTCGGGCATCTACCCGATCGACGGCAGCGACTTCTCGGTGCTGCGCGAGGCGCTCGACAAGCTCAAGCTGTCCGACGCCGCCCTCCAGTACGAGCCCGAGACGTCGGTGGCGCTCGGCTTCGGCTTCCGCTGCGGGTTCCTCGGTCTCCTCCACCTCGAGATCATCACCGAGCGCCTCGCCCGCGAGTTCGACCTCGACCTCATCACCACCGCGCCCAGCGTGATCTACGAGGTCACCACCGACACGGGCGCCCACGTCACCGTCACCAACCCGAGCGAGTACCCCGACGGCCGCGTGGCCTCGGTGACCGAGCCGATGGTGAAGGCCGCGATCCTGCTGCCCAAGGACTACGTGGGCACCGTCATGGAGCTGTGCCAGTCGCGCCGCGGCGCGCTGCTCGGCATGGAGTACTTCAGCGAGGAGCGCGTGGAGCTGCGCTACAACATGCCGCTCGGCGAGATCGTCTTCGACTTCTTCGATCAGCTGAAGTCCAAGACCCAGGGCTACGCCAGCCTCGACTACGAACCCTCGGGCCAGCAGGAGGCCGATCTGGTGAAGGTCGACATCCTGCTCCAGGGCGACAAGGTCGACGCGTTCAGCTCGATCGTCCACCGCGACAAGGCCTACGCCTACGGCACGATGATGACCGAGCGACTGCGCAAGCTCATCCCGCGCCAGCAGTTCGAGGTGCCCATCCAGGCCGCGATCGGCGCCCGCATCATCGCGCGCGAGTCGATCCGCGCCATGCGCAAGGACGTCCTGGCCAAGTGCTACGGCGGTGACATCACCCGCAAGCGCAAGCTGCTGGAGAAGCAGAAGGAGGGCAAGAAGCGCATGAAGATGGTCGGCCGCGTCGAGGTCCCCCAGGAGGCCTTCATCGCCGCGCTCTCCGGCGACGTCGAGGGCAAAGAGAAGAAGTAG
- a CDS encoding hemolysin family protein: MTATLLLIAALLLVAFGGLMAAIDAALGVTSRADLAELGEEGRNAGSLTRIAADPDVHENAVVFIRIVAETAAAVLVTVAFMLLFDSIGWAVLAAAVLMSGISFVVVGASPRTVGRQHAKGLLRGSAPTIRFVRLILGPLAHGLVALGNRVTPGVARGTGFASEEQLLSMVDEAASQDLIEEDDRELIHSVFDFTDTFVRAVMVPRTDMVTVDSSARTREAMAIFLDKGVSRIPIVDDEADDVTGMLYLKDLVQFGFSDEAGWRDAPLTRVARPAVFVPESMKAETLLQQMKRDAVHVCLVVDEYGGVSGLVTLEDLIEELVGEIADEYDPRADEVAELADGKYRVSARLALDEVGDLFGLDIEDEDVDSIGGLLGKALGRVPQPGATTEYAGLLMTGGASRGRGRGISTVIVERAETPGVDDEDDDVSTRSRGPRTGEIQLSRKGDAHV, translated from the coding sequence ATGACCGCGACCCTGCTCCTGATCGCCGCGCTGCTGCTCGTGGCCTTCGGGGGCCTCATGGCGGCGATCGACGCCGCGCTCGGGGTCACCTCCCGCGCGGACCTCGCCGAGCTCGGCGAAGAGGGACGCAACGCCGGCTCGCTGACGCGGATCGCCGCCGATCCCGACGTGCACGAGAACGCCGTGGTGTTCATCCGCATCGTCGCCGAGACCGCCGCCGCGGTGCTGGTGACGGTCGCGTTCATGCTCCTGTTCGACAGCATCGGCTGGGCGGTGCTCGCCGCGGCCGTGCTGATGTCGGGGATCTCGTTCGTCGTCGTCGGGGCGAGCCCCCGCACCGTGGGCCGGCAGCACGCCAAGGGCCTGCTGCGCGGTTCGGCTCCGACGATCCGCTTCGTGCGGCTCATCCTCGGCCCGCTCGCGCACGGTCTGGTCGCGCTGGGCAACCGCGTGACGCCCGGTGTCGCGCGGGGCACCGGGTTCGCCTCGGAGGAGCAGCTGCTGAGCATGGTCGACGAGGCCGCCTCGCAGGACCTCATCGAGGAGGACGACCGGGAGCTCATCCACTCGGTGTTCGACTTCACCGACACGTTCGTCCGCGCCGTCATGGTGCCGCGCACCGACATGGTGACGGTCGACTCCTCGGCACGCACCCGCGAGGCGATGGCGATCTTCCTCGACAAAGGCGTGTCGCGCATCCCGATCGTGGACGACGAGGCCGACGACGTGACCGGGATGCTGTACCTCAAGGATCTCGTGCAGTTCGGGTTCAGCGACGAGGCCGGGTGGCGCGATGCGCCCCTCACCCGCGTCGCCCGGCCGGCCGTGTTCGTGCCCGAGTCGATGAAGGCCGAGACGCTCCTGCAGCAGATGAAGCGGGACGCGGTGCACGTGTGCCTCGTCGTGGACGAATACGGCGGCGTATCGGGCCTCGTGACCCTCGAGGACCTCATCGAGGAGCTCGTGGGCGAGATCGCCGACGAGTACGACCCGCGCGCCGACGAGGTGGCCGAGCTCGCGGACGGCAAGTACCGCGTGAGCGCGCGCCTCGCCCTCGACGAGGTCGGCGACCTCTTCGGCCTCGACATCGAGGACGAGGACGTCGACTCGATCGGCGGGCTCCTCGGCAAAGCGCTCGGCCGCGTGCCGCAGCCCGGCGCGACGACGGAGTACGCCGGTCTGCTGATGACCGGCGGCGCCTCGCGCGGTCGCGGACGCGGCATCTCCACCGTCATCGTCGAGCGCGCCGAGACGCCCGGCGTCGACGACGAGGACGATGACGTCTCCACCCGCTCGCGCGGTCCTCGGACCGGCGAGATCCAGCTCTCCAGGAAGGGCGACGCCCATGTCTGA
- the ybeY gene encoding rRNA maturation RNase YbeY, whose translation MTIEINNESAIAIDETVLLRLVEHDLAELHVSPDADVAIVLVDEGAMEALHVQWMDEPGPTDVLSFPMDELRPGTEEMPTPAGLLGDIVLCPQVAETQAAAAQHSMMDELIMLTTHGLLHLLGFDHAEPDDEKEMFALQRDLIIGFQHSERRRRRA comes from the coding sequence ATGACGATCGAGATCAACAACGAGTCCGCCATCGCCATCGACGAGACGGTGTTGCTGCGGCTGGTGGAGCACGATCTCGCCGAGCTGCACGTCAGCCCCGACGCCGACGTCGCCATCGTGCTCGTCGACGAGGGCGCCATGGAGGCGCTGCACGTGCAGTGGATGGACGAGCCCGGTCCGACCGACGTGCTGAGCTTCCCGATGGACGAGCTGCGTCCCGGCACCGAGGAGATGCCCACCCCCGCGGGTCTGCTGGGCGACATCGTGCTGTGCCCCCAGGTCGCCGAGACCCAGGCGGCCGCCGCGCAGCACTCCATGATGGACGAGCTCATCATGCTCACCACCCACGGTCTGCTGCACCTGCTGGGCTTCGATCACGCCGAGCCGGACGACGAGAAGGAGATGTTCGCCCTGCAGCGCGACCTCATCATCGGGTTCCAGCACTCCGAACGCCGACGACGCAGAGCATGA
- the dnaJ gene encoding molecular chaperone DnaJ, with product MADHYEVLGVSREATPDEIKKAYRRLARELHPDVNPGEEASERFKLVTHAYDVLSDAEQRRRYDMGGSDSPFGGGGGAGFGGFGDIFETFFGAGGGQRAGRPRSRAERGQDALVRVTLDLKDVVFGVHRDLEVDTAVLCETCEGSCCQPGTSPVTCDICHGSGQVQRTVRSLLGNVVTNQPCNVCQGYGTTIPYPCGTCQGQGRVRARRTVSLDIPAGVETGLRLQLPGSGEVGPAGGPNGDLYLEVTVTSHDRFSRDGDDLLATLEVSMPDAILGTRTTIESLDGPVELEVRPGVQAGDVLTIKGRGITPLRGSQRGDLRVGVQVVTPTRLDGRERALVEDLAKKMKAPAPHLSEFHQGLFSKLRDRFRNG from the coding sequence GTGGCTGACCACTACGAGGTCCTCGGCGTCTCGCGCGAGGCGACCCCCGACGAGATCAAGAAGGCGTACCGGCGACTCGCGCGCGAGCTGCACCCCGACGTCAACCCGGGCGAAGAGGCATCCGAGCGCTTCAAGCTCGTCACCCACGCCTACGACGTGCTGAGCGACGCCGAGCAGCGCCGCCGCTACGACATGGGCGGCAGCGACTCGCCCTTCGGCGGCGGGGGCGGCGCCGGGTTCGGCGGCTTCGGCGACATCTTCGAGACCTTCTTCGGCGCGGGCGGCGGCCAGCGCGCGGGCCGTCCGCGCTCGCGCGCCGAGCGCGGTCAGGACGCCCTCGTGCGCGTCACGCTCGATCTCAAGGACGTCGTCTTCGGCGTGCACCGCGACCTCGAGGTCGACACGGCCGTGCTGTGCGAGACCTGCGAGGGCTCGTGCTGCCAGCCGGGCACGTCACCCGTCACCTGCGACATCTGCCACGGCTCCGGCCAGGTGCAGCGCACCGTGCGGAGCCTGCTGGGCAACGTGGTCACCAACCAGCCCTGCAACGTCTGCCAGGGCTACGGCACCACGATCCCGTACCCCTGCGGCACCTGTCAGGGTCAGGGTCGCGTGCGCGCCCGCCGCACCGTCTCGCTCGACATCCCCGCCGGCGTCGAGACCGGGCTGCGCCTGCAGCTCCCCGGCTCCGGCGAGGTCGGACCGGCGGGAGGCCCGAACGGCGACCTGTACCTCGAGGTCACCGTGACCTCGCACGACAGGTTCAGCCGCGACGGCGACGACCTGCTCGCCACCCTCGAGGTGTCGATGCCCGACGCCATCCTCGGCACGCGCACCACGATCGAGTCGCTCGACGGACCGGTGGAGCTCGAGGTGCGCCCGGGAGTGCAGGCCGGCGACGTGCTGACCATCAAGGGCCGCGGCATCACCCCGCTCCGCGGCTCGCAGCGCGGCGACCTCCGCGTCGGCGTGCAGGTGGTGACGCCCACGCGGCTCGACGGCCGGGAGCGCGCGCTCGTCGAAGACCTCGCGAAGAAGATGAAGGCGCCGGCGCCGCACCTGTCGGAGTTCCACCAGGGACTCTTCTCCAAGCTGCGCGACCGCTTCCGGAACGGCTGA
- a CDS encoding HIT domain-containing protein encodes MNEPSVFTRILEGEIPAEIVAETPNAFVIRDIAPQAPVHLLVIPKTPQYRTVVELAEGDPALLAEIVALAGRMAREHADGDFRLVFNTGPNAGQTVFHVHAHVLAGSLEEKSTGA; translated from the coding sequence ATGAACGAGCCGAGCGTGTTCACGCGCATCCTGGAGGGCGAGATCCCCGCCGAGATCGTCGCGGAGACGCCGAACGCGTTCGTCATCCGCGACATCGCGCCGCAGGCGCCGGTGCATCTCCTCGTCATTCCGAAGACCCCGCAGTACCGCACGGTCGTCGAGCTCGCCGAGGGAGACCCCGCGTTGCTCGCCGAGATCGTGGCCCTCGCCGGCCGGATGGCCCGGGAGCACGCCGACGGCGACTTCCGGCTCGTCTTCAACACCGGCCCGAACGCGGGTCAGACCGTCTTCCACGTGCACGCCCATGTGCTCGCGGGGAGCCTCGAGGAAAAGAGCACAGGTGCCTGA
- a CDS encoding AAA family ATPase: MRASDFRQQPVVAVHARPPADLQDSRPDPQRWPVTIPAVAQLLSDGLELDPGVTFLVGENGSGKSTVLEAIAIAYGFGAEGGSASSQHRTRVSESDLSRWLRLQRGVGAPRWGYFLRAETMHSFYTYLEQNPSSVPEPRFHEMSHGESFLAMFQSRFDSPGFYCLDEPEAALSFSSTLALISTLTGIVADGGQVLCATHSPILASLPGARILELGPWGLRPAHWDDLELVAHWRSYLAGPQRYLRHLLSD; the protein is encoded by the coding sequence ATGCGCGCCTCCGACTTCCGCCAGCAGCCCGTGGTCGCCGTGCACGCGCGGCCGCCGGCCGACCTGCAGGACAGCCGCCCCGACCCGCAGCGGTGGCCCGTCACCATCCCCGCCGTCGCACAGCTGCTGTCCGACGGCCTCGAGCTCGATCCCGGCGTGACGTTCCTCGTGGGCGAGAACGGCTCGGGCAAGTCGACGGTGCTCGAGGCGATCGCCATCGCCTACGGCTTCGGCGCCGAGGGCGGCTCCGCCTCCTCGCAGCACCGCACACGCGTGTCGGAGTCCGACCTGTCGAGGTGGCTGCGACTCCAGCGCGGGGTCGGCGCGCCGCGGTGGGGCTACTTCCTGCGCGCCGAGACGATGCACTCGTTCTACACCTACCTCGAGCAGAACCCCTCGTCCGTACCCGAGCCGAGGTTCCACGAGATGAGCCATGGCGAGTCGTTCCTCGCGATGTTCCAGTCCCGCTTCGACTCCCCCGGCTTCTACTGCCTCGACGAGCCCGAGGCCGCGCTCTCGTTCTCCTCGACGCTGGCGCTCATCTCGACGCTCACGGGCATCGTCGCCGACGGCGGACAGGTGCTGTGCGCGACGCACTCGCCGATCCTGGCGTCGCTGCCGGGCGCTCGCATCCTCGAACTCGGGCCGTGGGGCCTGCGCCCGGCGCACTGGGACGACCTCGAGCTCGTCGCCCACTGGCGGTCCTATCTCGCCGGTCCGCAGCGCTACCTGCGGCACCTGCTGTCGGACTGA